One Salvia miltiorrhiza cultivar Shanhuang (shh) unplaced genomic scaffold, IMPLAD_Smil_shh original_scaffold_386, whole genome shotgun sequence genomic window carries:
- the LOC131004346 gene encoding uncharacterized protein LOC131004346 isoform X8 gives MDYNDNDYEGQNLHLAGEESSKISVLRPFALPKFDFDDSLHGHLRFDSLVENEVFLGIPSQEDNHWIEDFSRGGNGIEFSSSAAESCALRRHINVWSEATSSESVEMLLKAVGQEEMVPGEKMIEESDPGETRLIENNSRDAHKVDDVDDGIPSLPPAEVVGFSSSSNQSSGVEINHTECTLQVQETKLSSYAVGIDNKDSSLIVAMGNSSIGVQRDDNKQGETCVLVDESLSHQMQEDLPIHGKEIDNTKSSSKNFDVNARESVDQDKTSSAKFSSSCTVKSTYSPVEEQDKGCNETHAKLSGISLEINDIDKPRSHETTSSMQSQKHEHGVDTSIATMVEVSNVHSVEESVSKDDGCNKVAFVVEPAASQHSAVSGPEIKQLSESDVMLHERSSIVHQEEGIEVLGIGGNDAVTPAFNGSNEMKQGTAIQSPESHKTLVGKEDVSAESKSSPEAPCATSGSTVLHEVLGNPSEKDKDHKTDDAAGDSGLSIGSIVSRECSEKSVADGMEDSRNIPEPQKEKIDDGGGVHPPLLGESIWTCKKDIVSMQVEAHETGGNVSAHEEESEKLPLDSHKMVLDDVEKEVGSSCPAGPVEVQKTTGSKLDSSVGNYPALNTEVEGKNLAASPVEGNQIVDSREHNPPSSDMEHKDQSREIESEAIKKPSSSASKESLDKDELSPATEIDTDVIAASVAGEIKTSNQSVSLLETSSDNIPGEASKELTKMMDHPANTLVAQNDGIDAAPSKEQIVTETERNITENSSKLSVTSSTVEIDKSNKDAVPSASCSDLSQIEVNKHASPNSINIESFGKTLKRSETSGVNEPCKEDETFTFDTRPLGGQSTEDAGKSLQSFQGLQACKMLTGEGLPAASVCSQTDPIVVKETSHVGSSTPGVCPPSGGVGATSERKSRRGGSRSGKGSLKKGNLVKETSPLKQTEKGDKSSLFSSPLSAGPLMTFETGVKPRGPVAIPTSSLPDLNTSAPSSSFFQQPFTDLQQVQLRAQIFVYGSLIQGAAPDEACMVSAFEDGGRNAWERSWRACVERLHAQKSQGNNTGTPVPSRSGAKAPDQNNRQGFPQSDVLSSTAGRPSIKAIPSPVNPAIPLSSPLWNISTPSGEALPPGSMARSAGVDYQAVSPLNPYQTPPIRSYIPHSTWPAQAPPGPFPVPWLASSQSSPFEISTSYPTFPITEPVKLTAVKESPFPITSGIKHAPPIPTTNTGATAVVAGASSLDLKKVKASSGQTGETKTRKRKKSSGSEDVVQVSSATAPLSDAVSAHAVPSQVSNKVPAAEDLSRITFIAQNQVGLVPRPVVGSCYSTSVAVSTPSSFAPKGPPSNQAFPVVTPSISSGQFSKGDLNMDKRAFNAEGFSKVEEAKLQAQEAAAHAATAISHCDGVWSQLELQKSSGLSTDAESKLVSAAAAIAAAASVAKAAAAAAKIAADAAVQAKQMADEVLTKSGTSATTEFDSSFVYNSMNLVNASPTSILKGGERNNAPSLVISAAREAARKRIEAASAATRHAENLEAILKAAELAAEAVAHAGKVVAMGDPFSLTALAEAGPSNYWKVPHVAGIPNSKSNDMSKDKSISSNAEEVPGVYNQHEGPDKDVRVTSHNMSPTQRGSSKDDSNRVTVDENIIPTVKHGEKSSKPHDDRTLSDSAKTTSIVPDPDIESRSNVSSTSMREGSLVEVLNNRGDSKKAWFSASVLSLKDGEALVCYDGLQSDEGSEPLKEWISIQAKDSDAPRIRVPHPMTGVQLEGTRKRRRAAVKDYTWSVGDQVDVWVQDCWREGIIAEKNKRDPTSLSVQFPAQEETLAVKVWHLRPSLVWSEGEWTEWCRTGQDDTQKGDTPAEKRPKLGSTTIEAKGKAKLAKNIDFTEVRGNEEPKLPLSANEKVFSIGSTKEENKLNMARTMRSGLEKEGSRVVFGVPKPGKKRKFMEVSKHYVSDRISKTNVPNDSVKLSKFLIPQGSGSRGFKSTSKDKQVADSKTRPLKSGKPPSIPSRTLERRDDSASTRSNARTASSDHIAKESTSNDENESSEQNIAEVEEAAQGAMVFTSQAPSQEIRKKAVRSTKSERLNQGKLAPASRKSAKEEATEKLISEVSEPRRSNRRIQPTSRLLEGLQSSLIISKIPSSSHDKGHRSHTKATVRGKNYRRPSRFD, from the exons ATGGACTATAATGACAATGACTATGAAGGCCAGAATCTTCACTTAGCTGGTGAAGAGAGCTCTAAAATTTCTGTTTTGAGACCCTTTGCTCTACCCAAGTTTGATTTTGATGACAGTCTCCACGGGCATTTGAGATTTGACAGTTTAGTTGAAAACGAAGTTTTTCTTGGTATTCCAAGTCAGGAAGACAACCATTGGATTGAAGATTTCTCTCGGGGAGGTAATGGAATAGAGTTCAGCTCCAGTGCAGCAGAATCTTGTGCTTTGCGGAGACATATCAATGTCTGGTCTGAGGCAACATCATCTGAATCTGTTGAAATGTTATTGAAGGCAGTTGGACAGGAAGAAATGGTCCCTGGTGAAAAGATGATTGAGGAATCAGATCCAGGTGAGACAAGACTAATAGAGAATAATTCGAGGGATGCTCATAAAGTTGATGATGTTGACGATGGGATTCCTTCATTACCCCCAGCTGAAGTTGTTGGATTTTCTTCTAGTTCAAATCAATCATCAGGAGTTGAAATCAATCACACTGAATGTACTTTACAGGTTCAGGAGACAAAACTTTCCTCTTATGCAGTAGGTATTGATAACAAAGATAGTAGTTTAATTGTGGCCATGGGAAACTCGAGCATTGGAGTGCAGAGGGATGACAATAAGCAAGGGGAAACTTGTGTTTTGGTGGATGAGTCTCTGTCCCATCAAATGCAAGAAGACCTACCAATTCATGGAAAAGAGATTGACAATACTAAGAGCTCTTCTAAGAATTTTGATGTTAATGCTAGGGAGTCAGTTGACCAGGACAAAACTAGCAGTGCCAAATTTAGTTCAAGTTGTACAGTGAAAAGTACTTACAGTCCTGTTGAGGAGCAGGACAAAGGATGTAATGAAACTCATGCAAAATTGAGTGGGATTTCTCTTGAAATCAATGATATCGATAAGCCTCGTTCTCATGAAACTACTTCAAGTATGCAGTCCCAGAAACACGAGCATGGAGTTGATACTAGCATTGCTACTATGGTGGAAGTATCTAATGTGCATTCGGTAGAAGAGTCGGTATCCAAAGATGATGGGTGTAATAAGGTTGCATTTGTTGTTGAACCTGCAGCAAGTCAACATAGTGCTGTCTCAGGCCCAGAGATTAAGCAGCTGTCTGAAAGTGATGTCATGTTACATGAGAGGTCTTCTATTGTGCATCAGGAAGAAGGTATTGAGGTGCTTGGTATAGGAGGCAATGATGCTGTCACCCCTGCATTCAATGGCAGTAATGAAATGAAGCAGGGTACTGCTATCCAATCACCAGAAAGCCACAAAACTCTTGTTGGAAAGGAAGATGTATCTGCTGAAAGTAAGAGTTCTCCTGAGGCTCCATGTGCTACATCTGGGTCCACTGTGTTACATGAGGTACTAGGCAATCCTTCTGAGAAGGACAAGGACCATAAAACTGATGACGCAGCAGGCGATTCTGGTCTATCAATAGGTTCTATAGTTTCTAGAGAATGTTCTGAGAAATCAGTCGCTGATGGTATGGAAGATTCTCGAAACATTCCTGAACCACAGAAAGAGAAAATAGATGATGGGGGTGGTGTGCACCCTCCGTTACTGGGTGAGAGCATATGGACATGCAAGAAAGATATTGTCTCTATGCAGGTTGAGGCTCACGAAACTGGTGGAAATGTTTCTGCCCATGAGGAAGAAAGCGAGAAGTTGCCTCTTGATTCACATAAGATGGTCCTTGATGATGTTGAAAAAGAAGTTGGATCCAGTTGTCCTGCAGGGCCAGTTGAAGTCCAGAAAACTACTGGATCAAAACTTGATAGTTCTGTTGGGAATTATCCAG CATTGAATACTGAGGTTGAAGGTAAAAACTTGGCAGCATCACCTGTTGAAGGCAATCAAATAGTTGACTCTCGCGAGCATAACCCTCCTTCATCTGATATGGAGCACAAGGACCAGAGTAGAGAAATCGAGTCTGAAGCTATTAAAAAACCAAGTTCTTCAGCTTCAAAGGAGTCACTGGATAAAGATGAGCTTTCCCCTGCTACTGAAATTGATACGGATGTTATTGCTGCTTCTGTAGCTGGAGAAATAAAGACAAGCAATCAATCTGTTTCCCTTTTAGAGACTTCCAGTGACAACATTCCTGGTGAAGCCTCCAAGGAGTTAACTAAAATGATGGATCATCCAGCCAACACTTTAGTAGCTCAAAATGATGGTATTGATGCTGCACCTTCTAAAGAACAAATCGTAACAGAAACAGAAAGAAACATCACagaaaattcttcaaaattgtCAG TTACCAGCAGTACTGTAGAAATTGATAAATCTAACAAGGATGCTGTCCCCAGTGCTAGTTGTTCTGACCTTTCACAAATTGAAGTAAACAAGCATGCTTCTCCTAATAGCATCAACATTGAAAGTTTTGGCAAAACATTAAAAAGATCTGAGACTTCAGGAGTCAATGAGCCATGCAAAGAAGATGAGACCTTTACCTTCGACACCAGGCCTTTGGGAGGTCAATCTACCGAAGATGCTGGCAAGAGTTTGCAATCATTTCAGGGACTTCAAGCTTGTAAAATGCTG ACTGGCGAAGGATTGCCTGCAGCTTCTGTTTGCAGCCAGACAGATCCAATTGTTGTGAAGGAAACTTCTCATGTTGGTTCCTCAACTCCTGGTGTTTGCCCACCATCTGGAGGTGTTGGAGCTACCTCTGAGCGTAAATCAAGACGTGGCGGTAGTAGATCTGGAAAGGGAAGTTTAAAAAAGGGAAATCTAGTAAAAGAAACATCTCCACTGAAGCAGACTGAAAAGGGGGACAAATCATCTCTGTTTTCTAGTCCATTAAGTGCTGGTCCACTCATGACGTTTGAAACTGGCGTGAAGCCAAGAGGGCCTGTTGCAATTCCTACATCCAGCTTGCCTGATCTAAACACTTCCGCTCCCTCATCTTCGTTCTTTCAGCAGCCTTTCACAGATTTGCAACAAGTGCAACTTCGAGCCCAAATCTTTGTTTATGGATCTCTTAT ACAAGGAGCAGCACCTGATGAAGCTTGTATGGTTTCAGCCTTTG AAGATGGAGGCAGGAACGCTTGGGAGCGGTCTTGGCGTGCTTGTGTAGAAAGGCTTCATGCTCAGAAATCCCAGGGTAATAATACTGGGACTCCTGTACCCTCACGTTCTG GTGCTAAAGCTCCAGATCAAAATAATAGACAAGGTTTTCCTCAAAGTGACGTTCTTTCCTCAACAGCTGGTCGGCCAAGTATCAAAGCCATCCCTTCTCCAGTTAACCCTGCGATCCCTCTCTCATCGCCCTTGTGGAACATATCTACTCCATCTGGGGAGGCTCTGCCACCAGGTAGCATGGCTAGAAGTGCTGGGGTTGATTATCAGGCTGTTTCTCCTTTGAATCCTTATCAGACACCACCTATACGGAGTTACATTCCGCATTCAACTTGGCCAGCGCAAGCCCCTCCTGGTCCCTTCCCAGTGCCGTGGCTTGCCTCTTCACAAAGTTCTCCCTTTGAAATCAGTACTAGCTATCCCACATTCCCAATTACAGAACCAGTAAAACTAACAGCAGTTAAAGAATCACCCTTCCCTATTACCTCTGGCATAAAGCATGCTCCTCCTATTCCTACAACTAATACTGGAGCAACTGCTGTGGTAGCTGGGGCTTCTTCACTTGACTTGAAAAAGGTTAAAGCATCATCTGGACAGACTGGTGAGACAAAAACTAGAAAGAGGAAAAAGTCTTCTGGTTCTGAGGATGTTGTACAGGTATCATCTGCCACTGCTCCTCTATCAGATGCTGTCTCTGCTCATGCAGTACCTAGCCAGGTATCTAACAAGGTTCCTGCAGCCGAAGATCTAAGTCGGATCACTTTCATAGCTCAGAATCAAGTAGGATTAGTGCCTAGACCTGTTGTTGGTAGTTGTTATTCTACATCTGTTGCCGTCTCAACACCTTCTAGCTTTGCACCTAAAGGCCCCCCCTCCAACCAAGCTTTTCCTGTGGTAACACCATCAATTTCAAGTGGTCAATTCAGTAAAGGTGATTTAAATATGGATAAAAGGGCTTTCAATGCTGAGGGTTTTAGCAAAGTTGAGGAGGCTAAGTTGCAAGCACAGGAAGCTGCTGCTCATGCTGCTACTGCCATAAGTCACTGTGATGGTGTTTGGAGCCAATTGGAACTGCAAAAAAGTTCTGGCTTGTCAACAGATGCTGAGTCTAAATTGgtgtctgctgctgctgctataGCAGCTGCTGCGTCTGTTGCGAAGGCAGCAGCTGCAGCTGCTAAGATTGCAGCAGATGCTGCAGTGCAAGCAAAACAAATGGCAGATGAAGTATTGACCAAGTCTGGAACTTCCGCTACCACTGAGTTTGATTCTAGTTTTGTATATAATTCCATGAATTTGGTTAATGCGTCGCCTACATCCATCTTAAAGGGTGGCGAGCGAAATAATGCTCCCAGTTTAGTGATATCTGCTGCTAGAGAAGCTGCTAGGAAGAGAATTGAGGCTGCTTCAGCTGCCACCAGGCATGCCGAAAATCTTGAAGCCATTCTCAAGGCAGCTGAATTGGCTGCAGAAGCTGTTGCACATGCTGGAAAAGTTGTTGCTATGGGTGATCCTTTCTCTTTGACTGCTCTAGCGGAAGCGGGGCCAAGTAATTATTGGAAAGTGCCGCATGTAGCTGGTATCCCtaattcaaaatcaaatgacATGAGTAAAGATAAATCTATCAGTAGCAATGCTGAGGAAGTGCCTGGTGTTTATAATCAACATGAGGGACCTGATAAGGATGTACGTGTTACAAGTCATAATATGTCTCCTACTCAAAGAGGGTCATCAAAAGACGACAGTAATCGTGTCACAGTAGATGAGAACATTATACCCACTGTCAAGCATGGGGAGAAAAGTTCTAAACCTCACGATGACAGAACATTATCCGACTCGGCTAAAACTACGTCTATTGTTCCTGATCCAGATATTGAATCAAGATCAAACGTATCATCCACAAGCATGAGAGAGGGTTCTCTTGTTGAG GTTCTTAACAATCGTGGTGATTCAAAGAAGGCCTGGTTCTCAGCTAGTGTACTGAGTTTGAAGGATGGTGAAGCGCTTGTTTGTTATGATGGACTACAATCGGATGAAG GATCTGAGCCACTCAAGGAGTGGATATCGATACAAGCTAAAGATAGTGATGCTCCTAGAATACGTGTTCCCCATCCTATGACTGGTGTGCAACTTGAAGGAACAAGGAAGAGACGCCGTGCTGCTGTCAAAGACTACACTTGGTCTGTTGGAGACCAAGTTGATGTATGGGTGCAGGATTG CTGGCGTGAAGGCATTATCGCGGAAAAGAATAAGAGAGATCCAACTTCATTGAGTGTCCAATTTCCAG CTCAAGAAGAGACATTAGCGGTCAAAGTGTGGCATCTTCGACCGTCTTTAGTTTGGAGTGAAGGCGAATGGACTGAATGGTGCAGAACAGGGCAAGATGACACTCAAAAG GGCGATACACCAGCTGAGAAGCGACCAAAGCTGGGAAGCACCACTATAGAGGCAAAAGGGAAAGCTAAGTTGGCTAAAAACATTGATTTTACAGAAGTCAGGGGAAATGAAGAACCAAAATTGCCTTTGTCTGCTAATGAAAAAGTTTTTAGTATTGGCAGTACGAAGGAGGAGAATAAACTGAACATGGCTCGGACAATGAGGTCTGGTTTGGAGAAAGAAGGATCCAGAGTTGTATTTGGTGTCCCTAAACCTGGGAAGAAGAGAAAATTCATGGAAGTAAGCAAGCATTATGTTTCTGATAGGATCTCCAAGACTAATGTGCCTAATGATTCGGTGAAGTTATCCAAGTTTCTGATACCTCAAGGATCAGGGTCTCGGGGATTCAAAAGCACTTCCAAGGATAAACAAGTAGCTGATTCTAAAACAAGACCACTTAAGTCTGGGAAACCACCAAGTATTCCAAGTAGAACTTTAGAACGGAGAGATGACTCTGCTTCTACACGATCTAATGCACGTACTGCATCATCAGATCATATAGCAAAGGAGTCTACGAGCAATGATGAGAATGAATCATCTGAACAAAACATTGCTGAAGTTGAGGAAGCTGCTCAAGGAGCTATGGTATTCACTTCTCAAGCTCCATCTCAAGAAATCCGTAAGAAAGCAGTGAGGAGTACTAAATCTGAGCGTCTCAACCAAGGGAAACTTGCTCCTGCTAGCAGAAAATCAGCAAAAGAGGAAGCAACTGAAAAGTTAATATCGGAAGTCTCTGAACCCCGCCGTTCAAATCGCCGAATTCAGCCAACATCACGG CTATTGGAAGGCTTGCAAAGTTCGCTGATAATTTCGAAAATCCCATCGTCTTCACATGACAAGGGGCACAGGAGTCACACCAAAGCCACAGTCCGAGGTAAGAATTACCGGAGGCCTAGCAGATTTGACTAA